A single Lactuca sativa cultivar Salinas chromosome 8, Lsat_Salinas_v11, whole genome shotgun sequence DNA region contains:
- the LOC111906132 gene encoding zinc finger CCCH domain-containing protein 39, protein MLQHPVLGGNNGGGEVNTNPQKSTPLLPPINRGTTHIFYKTRICQKFLEGNCRNGDSCTFAHGSKDLREPPPNWPDLVKDNRGQNWNDDQRIIHQMRICHKFVNTGECPYGEKCNFLHESPSKFKAQTERTRDSSVIKIQTMVDRGQPNGSQQRLHNNINNMNPIKVTTLSSDPNATFWKTRICSKWETTGQCVFGDKCHFAHGLSELNTPVARVEVQGSIAASLLHLPAAELPPANSAMAVPLEQGEGRGFAKLRLSHKKINRIYGDWIDDEEDEQDC, encoded by the exons ATGCTTCAACACCCTGTTCTTGGAGGCAACAATGGTGGAGGTGAAGTCAACACAAACCCACAAAAGTCAACACCTTTATTACCCCCTATAAACAGAGGAACCACTCACATATTCTACAAAACTCGAATATGTCAGAAGTTTCTAGAAGGAAACTGTAGAAACGGTGACAGCTGTACTTTTGCTCATGGTTCTAAAGATTTACGTGAACCCCCACCAAATTGGCCAGATCTTGTTAAAGATAACCGAGGGCAAAATTGGAACGATGACCAAAGAATCATACACCAAATGAGGATATGTCACAAATTTGTCAACACAGGTGAATGCCCTTATGGAGAAAAATGTAATTtcctccatgaaagtccttcaaAATTCAAGGCTCAAACAGAGAGAACAAGAGATAGTTCCGTGATCAAGATTCAGACTATGGTTGACCGTGGTCAACCCAATGGAAGTCAACAACGTTTgcataataatattaataacatGAATCCTATCAAAGTTACTACTTTGAGTAGCGATCCTAATGCTACATTTTGGAAAACTCGAATTTGTAGCAAATGGGAAACAACAGGGCAATGTGTATTTGGAGATAAATGTCATTTTGCTCATGGGCTTTCAG aatTAAACACACCGGTTGCACGCGTGGAGGTTCAAGGTTCCATTGCCGCCAGTTTGCTCCACCTACCGGCGGCTGAACTGCCACCTGCTAATTCTGCCATGGCTGTTCCTTTAGAACAAGGTGAAGGAAGGGGGTTCGCAAAGTTGAGATTATCACATAAGAAGATCAACCGAATTTATGGAGATTGgattgatgatgaagaagatgagcAAGATTGTTAA